A region of Hoplias malabaricus isolate fHopMal1 chromosome 12, fHopMal1.hap1, whole genome shotgun sequence DNA encodes the following proteins:
- the LOC136710857 gene encoding centromere protein J-like isoform X3: MSSPAGPQPSQSQALTQSLPQSQFLSRWMANNSRAGVFLSSSPATASSVLSSCSSVAQSHSVDDSFCSQFAPLPMSPSSSLDSVVPEGSERRSEIQPANSELDTVHNVLRKVQGLPLMAKLEQLKQLQQRMQEQLKAHQLEQLQKLQNEQSLLGMVKNGTAEYSQEKEAQRRSPSVLHSPQTMATYSNTQNNVPWAQHTKQQEVMSGLGGEPSDIVHEGEEDAKHDEESLQSIAEDESMYRQEIKTEPIDRPIRSAASGKTFEEMLEEQLKLENEKSNKSAPADKVKVKRPFLRRGEGLSRFTRGKAAPSSTKPTPCLDPPKPQGPCIRPPQQSLEQKRPPKSTSSTNVVIQRKTAVLNKENVTQNKALVPATKGQAAAKAHVLGAHQGQNMSSGAIQHLSKSEKKPAAQQKNICDAMVHVSKGKLLGRPPDNVDANVQVAENSFEVWEKEQQRECVELGEFELLERAADELSFSSNSSFICALLRKDVRRLSSTPIKSAQESKQPGFRQDSSKIPVQPSVPDLPVDDMRTDDEDKIIEVSDASFCSSTEMPQTDFGPSQPFSHCFQVSQVPPYNKHSYQDKEESASAEEEEIGDSTLVGIQNHVDFDDDDTWNEPDDSNCVSSNVDNPIGRTLKRKVAISKGMDHDSSAVSSLDHETEPPPTCQLVAKLFPALKPKPCPLPPPPAVQDTHSEQGAAQSRLLRERLVELETEIERFKKENATLSRLRQENQEVKENLQKEKAEFQQKMADELAKWEEFKREENRKLQRDKKLFEKHAAALKARPDKQERDEIQSLKQQLNALHEDLRKREARWTSSHHRLRQQVDSLSAENTALRDQVRMMEKLRLTAWKNAENERGRSSVSGSTAAQTRTKSKSPSCSVKSSSGNKRESPELQNPPKAASCSSGARSAACNSKLKNTQNQKESSPVADPISDGRIVPEGRSYEPQSISESFSEEDSLSATEGQSAIEHEITHTEGKIERVLPDGGRLIVFPNGTRKELSADGLSIKITFFNGDIKHIMPDQRVIYYYAGAQTTHTTYPDGMEVLQFPNNQIEKHFPDGRKEITFPDQTVKNLYPDGREESVLADGTIIQQNPDGSKEIQFNTGQRELHTAEFKRREYPDGTVKTVYSDGRQETRYPSGRVRLKDPQGNVVLDSKA, translated from the exons ATGTCATCTCCAGCTGGACCTCAGCCCTCTCAGTCTCAGGCTCTTACACAATCTCTGCCTCAGTCTCAGTTTCTGTCACGTTGGATGGCAAACAACTCCAGAGCAGGGGTCTTTCTGAGCAGCTCTCCAGCAACAGCCAGTTCTGTTCTCAGCAGCTGCTCCTCTGTAGCCCAGTCACACTCTGTGGATGACTCTTTCTGCTCTCAGTTCGCCCCTCTGCCCATGTCCCCCAGCAGCAGCCTGGACTCAGTTGTGCCTGAAGGTTCTGAGAGACGATCAGAGATCCAACCTGCGAACAGTGAACTGGACACTGTCCACAATGTTCTGAGAAAAGTGCAAGGCCTTCCACTGATGGCCAAGCTCGAACAG ctGAAGCAGCTGCAGCAGCGCATGCAGGAGCAGTTAAAGGCCCATCAGCTGGAGCAGTTGCAAAAGCTACAAAATGAACAAAGCCTTTTGGGGATGGTAAAAAATGGCACAG CAGAATACAGCCAAGAAAAAGAGGCACAACGAAGAAGTCCCAGTGTGTTACACTCGCCCCAGACAATGGCTACGTACTCAAATACCCAAAATAATGTCCCATGGGCCCAGCACACAAAACAGCAAGAAGTGATGAGCGGACTTG GTGGGGAGCCATCAGATATTGTACATGAAGGTGAAGAGGATGCTAAACATGATGAGGAATCACTGCAGTCCATTGCTGAGGATGAAAGCATGTACAGACAAGAGATCAAAACAGAGCCAATAGACAG ACCCATCAGATCAGCTGCCAGTGGGAAGACGTTTGAAGAGATGTTGGAAGAACAATTGAAGCTGGAGAATGAGAAGTCAAATAAG AGTGCTCCTGCTGATAAAGTGAAAGTGAAGAGGCCGTTCCTGAGGCGTGGTGAGGGCTTGTCCAGATTCACAAGAGGAAAAGCAGCTCCTTCAAGCACCAAACCCACTCCCTGCCTGGACCCTCCAAAACCCCAGGGTCCATGTATTAGACCCCCCCAGCAAAGCTTAGAGCAGAAAAGACCTCCTAAATCAACAAGCTCAACGAATGTTGTGATTCAGCGAAAGACTGCTGTTCTGAACAAAGAGAATGTTACTCAGAACAAAGCTTTAGTACCAGCCACCAAGGGTCAGGCAGCTGCAAAAGCTCATGTTCTTGGAGCCCACCAGGGTCAGAACATGAGCTCTGGTGCTATCCAACATCTTAGCAAGAGCGAGAAGAAGCCTGCTGCTCAGCAGAAGAACATCTGTGATGCCATGGTTCACGTCAGTAAAGGAAAATTGTTGGGACGTCCTCCGGACAACGTGGATGCCAACGTGCAGGTTGCAGAGAATTCGTTTGAGGTGTGGGAAAAAGAACAACAGCGTGAATGTGTAGAGCTTGGGGAGTTTGAGCTTCTGGAGAGAGCTGCAGATGAGCTGTCATTCTCCAGCAACTCCTCCTTCATTTGCGCTCTTCTTAGGAAAGATGTCAGACGTTTGTCCTCCACTCCAATCAAATCGGCTCAAGAGTCCAAACAGCCTGGCTTTCGACAAGACAGTTCTAAAATCCCAGTGCAGCCAAGTGTACCAGACCTTCCCGTAGACGATATGAGGACTGATGATGAAGATAAAATAATTGAAGTTTCAGATGCTTCGTTTTGTAGCAGTACAGAGATGCCCCAAACTGATTTTGGACCAAGTCAGCCTttcagccactgcttccaggTATCCCAAGTTCCTCCCTACAATAAACACTCCTACCAGGACAAAGAGGAATCTGCTAGTGCAGAGGAGGAAGAGATTGGAGATTCTACTCTAGTGGGCATCCAAAATCATGTCGATTTTGATGACGATGACACCTGGAATGAGCCTGATGATTCAAACTGCGTTTCCTCCAATGTGGATAATCCAATAGGCAGGACACTGAAAAGAAAGGTTGCCATTTCAAAGGGGATGGATCATGACTCTTCTGCTGTCAGCTCATTGGATCATGAGACAGAGCCCCCACCCACGTGCCAACTGGTAGCCAAGCTGTTCCCAGCACTCAAGCCGAAACCCTGCCCTCTACCTCCACCACCAGCAGTACAGGACACGCACAGCGAACAAGGGGCAG CCCAGTCTAGGTTGCTCCGTGAGCGTTTGGTGGAGTTGGAGACTGAGATTGAACGATTCAAGAAGGAAAATGCAACGCTGAGTCGGCTCAGGCAGGAGAACCAGGAGGTCAAGGAGAACCTGCA GAAGGAGAAGGCAGAGTTCCAGCAGAAGATGGCAGATGAGCTCGCCAAATGGGAGGAGTTTAAGCGTGAAGAAAATCGGAAGCTGCAGCGCGACAAGAAGTTGTTTGAGAAACATGCGGCAGCTCTCAAAGCAAGACCAGATAAACAAGAACGAGATGAGATTCAG TCTCTAAAGCAGCAACTGAATGCCTTACATGAGGATTTAAGAAAACGCGAGGCTCGCTGGACCAGCTCTCACCACCGCCTTCGGCAGCAAGTAGACTCCCTCAGTGCAGAGAACACGGCTCTCAGAGACCAGGTCCGAATGATGGAAAAACTTCGCCTCACCGCTTGGAAAAATGCTGAGAATGAACGGGGGAGGTCAAGTGTCTCTGGCAGCACCGCAGCTCAGACCAGGACAAAATCCAAG AGTCCTTCCTGCAGCGTTAAGAGCAGCAGTGGTAATAAAAGGGAAAGCCCAGAGCTTCAAAATCCTCCCAAAGCTGCAAGCTGTTCTTCTGGTGCACGTTCTGCTG CTTGTAACTCAAAACTTAAGAACACACAGAACCAAAAGGAATCCAGTCCAGTGGCTGATCCCATCTCTGACGGACGAATTGTGCCTGAGGGGAGGAGCTATGAACCTCAGTCAATCTCAGAATCATTTTCA GAAGAGGACAGTCTGAGTGCAACTGAAGGGCAATCAGCGATTGAACATGAGATCACACACACGGAGGGCAAG ATTGAGAGGGTACTTCCTGATGGAGGGCGACTGATTGTTTTCCCAAATGGGACGAGGAAAGAGCTCTCTGCAGATGGACTGTCAATTAAAATCACTTTTTTCAATGGAGACATCAAGCACATCATGCCGGATCAAAGAGTG ATTTATTACTATGCTGGGGCtcagaccacacacaccacttaTCCTGATGGTATGGAGGTGCTCCAGTTCCCGAACAACCAAATTG aaaaacactttcccgaTGGTAGAAAGGAGATCACCTTTCCTGATCAGACCGTTAAGAACCTCTACCCAGATGGGAGAGAGGAGAGCGTTTTGGCAGACGGCACAATAATACAGCAGAATCC GGATGGCAGTAAGGAGATCCAGTTTAACACAGGTCAGCGAGAGCTCCACACCGCAGAGTTCAAAAGACGAGAATATCCAGACGGCACAGTCAAAACAGTTTACTCAGACGGGCGACAAGAAACTCGCTATCCCAGTGGCCGAGTGCGGCTCAAGGATCCTCAAGGAAATGTTGTTCTGGACAGCAAGGCCTGA
- the LOC136710857 gene encoding centromere protein J-like isoform X2 → MSSPAGPQPSQSQALTQSLPQSQFLSRWMANNSRAGVFLSSSPATASSVLSSCSSVAQSHSVDDSFCSQFAPLPMSPSSSLDSVVPEGSERRSEIQPANSELDTVHNVLRKVQGLPLMAKLEQLKQLQQRMQEQLKAHQLEQLQKLQNEQSLLGMVKNGTEYSQEKEAQRRSPSVLHSPQTMATYSNTQNNVPWAQHTKQQEVMSGLDSSMWDHASGGEPSDIVHEGEEDAKHDEESLQSIAEDESMYRQEIKTEPIDRPIRSAASGKTFEEMLEEQLKLENEKSNKSAPADKVKVKRPFLRRGEGLSRFTRGKAAPSSTKPTPCLDPPKPQGPCIRPPQQSLEQKRPPKSTSSTNVVIQRKTAVLNKENVTQNKALVPATKGQAAAKAHVLGAHQGQNMSSGAIQHLSKSEKKPAAQQKNICDAMVHVSKGKLLGRPPDNVDANVQVAENSFEVWEKEQQRECVELGEFELLERAADELSFSSNSSFICALLRKDVRRLSSTPIKSAQESKQPGFRQDSSKIPVQPSVPDLPVDDMRTDDEDKIIEVSDASFCSSTEMPQTDFGPSQPFSHCFQVSQVPPYNKHSYQDKEESASAEEEEIGDSTLVGIQNHVDFDDDDTWNEPDDSNCVSSNVDNPIGRTLKRKVAISKGMDHDSSAVSSLDHETEPPPTCQLVAKLFPALKPKPCPLPPPPAVQDTHSEQGAAQSRLLRERLVELETEIERFKKENATLSRLRQENQEVKENLQKEKAEFQQKMADELAKWEEFKREENRKLQRDKKLFEKHAAALKARPDKQERDEIQSLKQQLNALHEDLRKREARWTSSHHRLRQQVDSLSAENTALRDQVRMMEKLRLTAWKNAENERGRSSVSGSTAAQTRTKSKSPSCSVKSSSGNKRESPELQNPPKAASCSSGARSAACNSKLKNTQNQKESSPVADPISDGRIVPEGRSYEPQSISESFSEEDSLSATEGQSAIEHEITHTEGKIERVLPDGGRLIVFPNGTRKELSADGLSIKITFFNGDIKHIMPDQRVIYYYAGAQTTHTTYPDGMEVLQFPNNQIEKHFPDGRKEITFPDQTVKNLYPDGREESVLADGTIIQQNPDGSKEIQFNTGQRELHTAEFKRREYPDGTVKTVYSDGRQETRYPSGRVRLKDPQGNVVLDSKA, encoded by the exons ATGTCATCTCCAGCTGGACCTCAGCCCTCTCAGTCTCAGGCTCTTACACAATCTCTGCCTCAGTCTCAGTTTCTGTCACGTTGGATGGCAAACAACTCCAGAGCAGGGGTCTTTCTGAGCAGCTCTCCAGCAACAGCCAGTTCTGTTCTCAGCAGCTGCTCCTCTGTAGCCCAGTCACACTCTGTGGATGACTCTTTCTGCTCTCAGTTCGCCCCTCTGCCCATGTCCCCCAGCAGCAGCCTGGACTCAGTTGTGCCTGAAGGTTCTGAGAGACGATCAGAGATCCAACCTGCGAACAGTGAACTGGACACTGTCCACAATGTTCTGAGAAAAGTGCAAGGCCTTCCACTGATGGCCAAGCTCGAACAG ctGAAGCAGCTGCAGCAGCGCATGCAGGAGCAGTTAAAGGCCCATCAGCTGGAGCAGTTGCAAAAGCTACAAAATGAACAAAGCCTTTTGGGGATGGTAAAAAATGGCACAG AATACAGCCAAGAAAAAGAGGCACAACGAAGAAGTCCCAGTGTGTTACACTCGCCCCAGACAATGGCTACGTACTCAAATACCCAAAATAATGTCCCATGGGCCCAGCACACAAAACAGCAAGAAGTGATGAGCGGACTTG ATTCAAGCATGTGGGATCATGCTTCAGGTGGGGAGCCATCAGATATTGTACATGAAGGTGAAGAGGATGCTAAACATGATGAGGAATCACTGCAGTCCATTGCTGAGGATGAAAGCATGTACAGACAAGAGATCAAAACAGAGCCAATAGACAG ACCCATCAGATCAGCTGCCAGTGGGAAGACGTTTGAAGAGATGTTGGAAGAACAATTGAAGCTGGAGAATGAGAAGTCAAATAAG AGTGCTCCTGCTGATAAAGTGAAAGTGAAGAGGCCGTTCCTGAGGCGTGGTGAGGGCTTGTCCAGATTCACAAGAGGAAAAGCAGCTCCTTCAAGCACCAAACCCACTCCCTGCCTGGACCCTCCAAAACCCCAGGGTCCATGTATTAGACCCCCCCAGCAAAGCTTAGAGCAGAAAAGACCTCCTAAATCAACAAGCTCAACGAATGTTGTGATTCAGCGAAAGACTGCTGTTCTGAACAAAGAGAATGTTACTCAGAACAAAGCTTTAGTACCAGCCACCAAGGGTCAGGCAGCTGCAAAAGCTCATGTTCTTGGAGCCCACCAGGGTCAGAACATGAGCTCTGGTGCTATCCAACATCTTAGCAAGAGCGAGAAGAAGCCTGCTGCTCAGCAGAAGAACATCTGTGATGCCATGGTTCACGTCAGTAAAGGAAAATTGTTGGGACGTCCTCCGGACAACGTGGATGCCAACGTGCAGGTTGCAGAGAATTCGTTTGAGGTGTGGGAAAAAGAACAACAGCGTGAATGTGTAGAGCTTGGGGAGTTTGAGCTTCTGGAGAGAGCTGCAGATGAGCTGTCATTCTCCAGCAACTCCTCCTTCATTTGCGCTCTTCTTAGGAAAGATGTCAGACGTTTGTCCTCCACTCCAATCAAATCGGCTCAAGAGTCCAAACAGCCTGGCTTTCGACAAGACAGTTCTAAAATCCCAGTGCAGCCAAGTGTACCAGACCTTCCCGTAGACGATATGAGGACTGATGATGAAGATAAAATAATTGAAGTTTCAGATGCTTCGTTTTGTAGCAGTACAGAGATGCCCCAAACTGATTTTGGACCAAGTCAGCCTttcagccactgcttccaggTATCCCAAGTTCCTCCCTACAATAAACACTCCTACCAGGACAAAGAGGAATCTGCTAGTGCAGAGGAGGAAGAGATTGGAGATTCTACTCTAGTGGGCATCCAAAATCATGTCGATTTTGATGACGATGACACCTGGAATGAGCCTGATGATTCAAACTGCGTTTCCTCCAATGTGGATAATCCAATAGGCAGGACACTGAAAAGAAAGGTTGCCATTTCAAAGGGGATGGATCATGACTCTTCTGCTGTCAGCTCATTGGATCATGAGACAGAGCCCCCACCCACGTGCCAACTGGTAGCCAAGCTGTTCCCAGCACTCAAGCCGAAACCCTGCCCTCTACCTCCACCACCAGCAGTACAGGACACGCACAGCGAACAAGGGGCAG CCCAGTCTAGGTTGCTCCGTGAGCGTTTGGTGGAGTTGGAGACTGAGATTGAACGATTCAAGAAGGAAAATGCAACGCTGAGTCGGCTCAGGCAGGAGAACCAGGAGGTCAAGGAGAACCTGCA GAAGGAGAAGGCAGAGTTCCAGCAGAAGATGGCAGATGAGCTCGCCAAATGGGAGGAGTTTAAGCGTGAAGAAAATCGGAAGCTGCAGCGCGACAAGAAGTTGTTTGAGAAACATGCGGCAGCTCTCAAAGCAAGACCAGATAAACAAGAACGAGATGAGATTCAG TCTCTAAAGCAGCAACTGAATGCCTTACATGAGGATTTAAGAAAACGCGAGGCTCGCTGGACCAGCTCTCACCACCGCCTTCGGCAGCAAGTAGACTCCCTCAGTGCAGAGAACACGGCTCTCAGAGACCAGGTCCGAATGATGGAAAAACTTCGCCTCACCGCTTGGAAAAATGCTGAGAATGAACGGGGGAGGTCAAGTGTCTCTGGCAGCACCGCAGCTCAGACCAGGACAAAATCCAAG AGTCCTTCCTGCAGCGTTAAGAGCAGCAGTGGTAATAAAAGGGAAAGCCCAGAGCTTCAAAATCCTCCCAAAGCTGCAAGCTGTTCTTCTGGTGCACGTTCTGCTG CTTGTAACTCAAAACTTAAGAACACACAGAACCAAAAGGAATCCAGTCCAGTGGCTGATCCCATCTCTGACGGACGAATTGTGCCTGAGGGGAGGAGCTATGAACCTCAGTCAATCTCAGAATCATTTTCA GAAGAGGACAGTCTGAGTGCAACTGAAGGGCAATCAGCGATTGAACATGAGATCACACACACGGAGGGCAAG ATTGAGAGGGTACTTCCTGATGGAGGGCGACTGATTGTTTTCCCAAATGGGACGAGGAAAGAGCTCTCTGCAGATGGACTGTCAATTAAAATCACTTTTTTCAATGGAGACATCAAGCACATCATGCCGGATCAAAGAGTG ATTTATTACTATGCTGGGGCtcagaccacacacaccacttaTCCTGATGGTATGGAGGTGCTCCAGTTCCCGAACAACCAAATTG aaaaacactttcccgaTGGTAGAAAGGAGATCACCTTTCCTGATCAGACCGTTAAGAACCTCTACCCAGATGGGAGAGAGGAGAGCGTTTTGGCAGACGGCACAATAATACAGCAGAATCC GGATGGCAGTAAGGAGATCCAGTTTAACACAGGTCAGCGAGAGCTCCACACCGCAGAGTTCAAAAGACGAGAATATCCAGACGGCACAGTCAAAACAGTTTACTCAGACGGGCGACAAGAAACTCGCTATCCCAGTGGCCGAGTGCGGCTCAAGGATCCTCAAGGAAATGTTGTTCTGGACAGCAAGGCCTGA
- the LOC136710857 gene encoding centromere protein J-like isoform X1, producing the protein MSSPAGPQPSQSQALTQSLPQSQFLSRWMANNSRAGVFLSSSPATASSVLSSCSSVAQSHSVDDSFCSQFAPLPMSPSSSLDSVVPEGSERRSEIQPANSELDTVHNVLRKVQGLPLMAKLEQLKQLQQRMQEQLKAHQLEQLQKLQNEQSLLGMVKNGTAEYSQEKEAQRRSPSVLHSPQTMATYSNTQNNVPWAQHTKQQEVMSGLDSSMWDHASGGEPSDIVHEGEEDAKHDEESLQSIAEDESMYRQEIKTEPIDRPIRSAASGKTFEEMLEEQLKLENEKSNKSAPADKVKVKRPFLRRGEGLSRFTRGKAAPSSTKPTPCLDPPKPQGPCIRPPQQSLEQKRPPKSTSSTNVVIQRKTAVLNKENVTQNKALVPATKGQAAAKAHVLGAHQGQNMSSGAIQHLSKSEKKPAAQQKNICDAMVHVSKGKLLGRPPDNVDANVQVAENSFEVWEKEQQRECVELGEFELLERAADELSFSSNSSFICALLRKDVRRLSSTPIKSAQESKQPGFRQDSSKIPVQPSVPDLPVDDMRTDDEDKIIEVSDASFCSSTEMPQTDFGPSQPFSHCFQVSQVPPYNKHSYQDKEESASAEEEEIGDSTLVGIQNHVDFDDDDTWNEPDDSNCVSSNVDNPIGRTLKRKVAISKGMDHDSSAVSSLDHETEPPPTCQLVAKLFPALKPKPCPLPPPPAVQDTHSEQGAAQSRLLRERLVELETEIERFKKENATLSRLRQENQEVKENLQKEKAEFQQKMADELAKWEEFKREENRKLQRDKKLFEKHAAALKARPDKQERDEIQSLKQQLNALHEDLRKREARWTSSHHRLRQQVDSLSAENTALRDQVRMMEKLRLTAWKNAENERGRSSVSGSTAAQTRTKSKSPSCSVKSSSGNKRESPELQNPPKAASCSSGARSAACNSKLKNTQNQKESSPVADPISDGRIVPEGRSYEPQSISESFSEEDSLSATEGQSAIEHEITHTEGKIERVLPDGGRLIVFPNGTRKELSADGLSIKITFFNGDIKHIMPDQRVIYYYAGAQTTHTTYPDGMEVLQFPNNQIEKHFPDGRKEITFPDQTVKNLYPDGREESVLADGTIIQQNPDGSKEIQFNTGQRELHTAEFKRREYPDGTVKTVYSDGRQETRYPSGRVRLKDPQGNVVLDSKA; encoded by the exons ATGTCATCTCCAGCTGGACCTCAGCCCTCTCAGTCTCAGGCTCTTACACAATCTCTGCCTCAGTCTCAGTTTCTGTCACGTTGGATGGCAAACAACTCCAGAGCAGGGGTCTTTCTGAGCAGCTCTCCAGCAACAGCCAGTTCTGTTCTCAGCAGCTGCTCCTCTGTAGCCCAGTCACACTCTGTGGATGACTCTTTCTGCTCTCAGTTCGCCCCTCTGCCCATGTCCCCCAGCAGCAGCCTGGACTCAGTTGTGCCTGAAGGTTCTGAGAGACGATCAGAGATCCAACCTGCGAACAGTGAACTGGACACTGTCCACAATGTTCTGAGAAAAGTGCAAGGCCTTCCACTGATGGCCAAGCTCGAACAG ctGAAGCAGCTGCAGCAGCGCATGCAGGAGCAGTTAAAGGCCCATCAGCTGGAGCAGTTGCAAAAGCTACAAAATGAACAAAGCCTTTTGGGGATGGTAAAAAATGGCACAG CAGAATACAGCCAAGAAAAAGAGGCACAACGAAGAAGTCCCAGTGTGTTACACTCGCCCCAGACAATGGCTACGTACTCAAATACCCAAAATAATGTCCCATGGGCCCAGCACACAAAACAGCAAGAAGTGATGAGCGGACTTG ATTCAAGCATGTGGGATCATGCTTCAGGTGGGGAGCCATCAGATATTGTACATGAAGGTGAAGAGGATGCTAAACATGATGAGGAATCACTGCAGTCCATTGCTGAGGATGAAAGCATGTACAGACAAGAGATCAAAACAGAGCCAATAGACAG ACCCATCAGATCAGCTGCCAGTGGGAAGACGTTTGAAGAGATGTTGGAAGAACAATTGAAGCTGGAGAATGAGAAGTCAAATAAG AGTGCTCCTGCTGATAAAGTGAAAGTGAAGAGGCCGTTCCTGAGGCGTGGTGAGGGCTTGTCCAGATTCACAAGAGGAAAAGCAGCTCCTTCAAGCACCAAACCCACTCCCTGCCTGGACCCTCCAAAACCCCAGGGTCCATGTATTAGACCCCCCCAGCAAAGCTTAGAGCAGAAAAGACCTCCTAAATCAACAAGCTCAACGAATGTTGTGATTCAGCGAAAGACTGCTGTTCTGAACAAAGAGAATGTTACTCAGAACAAAGCTTTAGTACCAGCCACCAAGGGTCAGGCAGCTGCAAAAGCTCATGTTCTTGGAGCCCACCAGGGTCAGAACATGAGCTCTGGTGCTATCCAACATCTTAGCAAGAGCGAGAAGAAGCCTGCTGCTCAGCAGAAGAACATCTGTGATGCCATGGTTCACGTCAGTAAAGGAAAATTGTTGGGACGTCCTCCGGACAACGTGGATGCCAACGTGCAGGTTGCAGAGAATTCGTTTGAGGTGTGGGAAAAAGAACAACAGCGTGAATGTGTAGAGCTTGGGGAGTTTGAGCTTCTGGAGAGAGCTGCAGATGAGCTGTCATTCTCCAGCAACTCCTCCTTCATTTGCGCTCTTCTTAGGAAAGATGTCAGACGTTTGTCCTCCACTCCAATCAAATCGGCTCAAGAGTCCAAACAGCCTGGCTTTCGACAAGACAGTTCTAAAATCCCAGTGCAGCCAAGTGTACCAGACCTTCCCGTAGACGATATGAGGACTGATGATGAAGATAAAATAATTGAAGTTTCAGATGCTTCGTTTTGTAGCAGTACAGAGATGCCCCAAACTGATTTTGGACCAAGTCAGCCTttcagccactgcttccaggTATCCCAAGTTCCTCCCTACAATAAACACTCCTACCAGGACAAAGAGGAATCTGCTAGTGCAGAGGAGGAAGAGATTGGAGATTCTACTCTAGTGGGCATCCAAAATCATGTCGATTTTGATGACGATGACACCTGGAATGAGCCTGATGATTCAAACTGCGTTTCCTCCAATGTGGATAATCCAATAGGCAGGACACTGAAAAGAAAGGTTGCCATTTCAAAGGGGATGGATCATGACTCTTCTGCTGTCAGCTCATTGGATCATGAGACAGAGCCCCCACCCACGTGCCAACTGGTAGCCAAGCTGTTCCCAGCACTCAAGCCGAAACCCTGCCCTCTACCTCCACCACCAGCAGTACAGGACACGCACAGCGAACAAGGGGCAG CCCAGTCTAGGTTGCTCCGTGAGCGTTTGGTGGAGTTGGAGACTGAGATTGAACGATTCAAGAAGGAAAATGCAACGCTGAGTCGGCTCAGGCAGGAGAACCAGGAGGTCAAGGAGAACCTGCA GAAGGAGAAGGCAGAGTTCCAGCAGAAGATGGCAGATGAGCTCGCCAAATGGGAGGAGTTTAAGCGTGAAGAAAATCGGAAGCTGCAGCGCGACAAGAAGTTGTTTGAGAAACATGCGGCAGCTCTCAAAGCAAGACCAGATAAACAAGAACGAGATGAGATTCAG TCTCTAAAGCAGCAACTGAATGCCTTACATGAGGATTTAAGAAAACGCGAGGCTCGCTGGACCAGCTCTCACCACCGCCTTCGGCAGCAAGTAGACTCCCTCAGTGCAGAGAACACGGCTCTCAGAGACCAGGTCCGAATGATGGAAAAACTTCGCCTCACCGCTTGGAAAAATGCTGAGAATGAACGGGGGAGGTCAAGTGTCTCTGGCAGCACCGCAGCTCAGACCAGGACAAAATCCAAG AGTCCTTCCTGCAGCGTTAAGAGCAGCAGTGGTAATAAAAGGGAAAGCCCAGAGCTTCAAAATCCTCCCAAAGCTGCAAGCTGTTCTTCTGGTGCACGTTCTGCTG CTTGTAACTCAAAACTTAAGAACACACAGAACCAAAAGGAATCCAGTCCAGTGGCTGATCCCATCTCTGACGGACGAATTGTGCCTGAGGGGAGGAGCTATGAACCTCAGTCAATCTCAGAATCATTTTCA GAAGAGGACAGTCTGAGTGCAACTGAAGGGCAATCAGCGATTGAACATGAGATCACACACACGGAGGGCAAG ATTGAGAGGGTACTTCCTGATGGAGGGCGACTGATTGTTTTCCCAAATGGGACGAGGAAAGAGCTCTCTGCAGATGGACTGTCAATTAAAATCACTTTTTTCAATGGAGACATCAAGCACATCATGCCGGATCAAAGAGTG ATTTATTACTATGCTGGGGCtcagaccacacacaccacttaTCCTGATGGTATGGAGGTGCTCCAGTTCCCGAACAACCAAATTG aaaaacactttcccgaTGGTAGAAAGGAGATCACCTTTCCTGATCAGACCGTTAAGAACCTCTACCCAGATGGGAGAGAGGAGAGCGTTTTGGCAGACGGCACAATAATACAGCAGAATCC GGATGGCAGTAAGGAGATCCAGTTTAACACAGGTCAGCGAGAGCTCCACACCGCAGAGTTCAAAAGACGAGAATATCCAGACGGCACAGTCAAAACAGTTTACTCAGACGGGCGACAAGAAACTCGCTATCCCAGTGGCCGAGTGCGGCTCAAGGATCCTCAAGGAAATGTTGTTCTGGACAGCAAGGCCTGA